Genomic window (Mesorhizobium sp. M4B.F.Ca.ET.058.02.1.1):
GCTCATCATCATCGGCCTGCTGATGCTGCTGCCGATGGTGACGGTGATTGGCTATTCGTTCCAGAACAGCGCGGTACTGCGGCGCGACCCGTCCTTTGCCGGACTGAAACATTACCAGGCGATCTTTGCCGATCCCGTGTTCTGGGCTTCGCTGTGGCACACGCTCTACTTCACCTGCATGAGCGTCATCTTCCACATGACCATCGGCATGATCTTCGCGCTCATGCTGAACAGCGACCGCATCAATCCGACGCTGCGCAATGTCCTGCGCGTGCTCTACATCCTGCCCTGGCTATTCACCGCCGTGATCATCGCGGTGATCTGGCGCCTGCTGCTCGAGCCCAACGGCGTGGTGAACAGCATCCTCATGCAATTGGGCATCATCGGTTCCAAGGTCGAGTGGTTTTCCTCGCCCGAGACCGCGCTGCACGCCGTCACCTTCGCCAATATCTGGGCGGGCTACCCGCTTTTCATGGTCAGCCTGCTCGCAGGCCTGCAGGGCATTCCCAAGGATTTCTACGAGGCCGCCGATATCGATGGCGCGAAGGCCTACCAGAAGCTGATCTTCATCACCATTCCGCAGTTGATGCCGATCATCATCAGCATCTCGCTGCTCGATTTCATCTGGACCATGCAGGTCTTCCCGTTGATCTGGATAACGACGGGCGGCGGTCCGATTTACTCGACCGAGGTGCTGAGCACCTACACCTACAAGCTGGCGTTCTCGAGCTACAACCTGTCCCAGGCGGCGGCGAGCGCCGTGATCATCCTGCTGATCTCTCTTGGCCTGACACTGTTCTACATCCGCTATCAGAAGGCTCGGTAGTCACCATGAGGAAAAGGCACACGCCGAAAGACCGGCTGATCACCGTCGCGCTGCATGTCGCGCTTGCCGCCGGGCTGTTTTTCGCGGCATTCCCGATCTACTGGATGCTGAGCAGCTCGTTCAAATCGAATACCGAAATCTTTGCCCTGCCGCCAACCATCCTGCCGAAGGCGTTCACGCTGGAAGCGTATGCGGCCATCCTTGGCGACCCAGTAAAACTGCGCTTCTTCTTCAACAGCTACTTCGTGGCCGGAGCGGTGACCGTGCTGACGGTGCTGATCGCGTTGCTGGCAGCCTATGGGTTCAGCCGCTTCAACTTCCGCGGCAAGGGCAGCCTGAACACGCTCATCATCAGCACGCAGACGATTCCGCCGATCACGCTTCTGATCCCCTTCTTCGGGCTCGTCGTCTCGTATGGCATCTTCGACACCTATATCGCGCTGATCGTGACCTACCTGGTGTTCACGCTGCCCTACGCGATCCTGCTGATGACCGGGTATCTCAACACCTTGCCGCGCGATCTCGACGAGGCCGTCGCCGTCGACGGCGGCAGCAGCTGGACCGCACTCTGGCGGGTGATCGTCCCGATCTCGCTTCCCGGCATTGTGGCGACCTCGGTCTATACCTTCCTGTTGTGCTGGAACGAGTTCCTCTTCGCGCTGACGCTGACGAAGTCGACCTCCATGCGCACT
Coding sequences:
- a CDS encoding sugar ABC transporter permease, coding for MTPQKRSHHRLKRAVAPYLYLSPSLIIIGLLMLLPMVTVIGYSFQNSAVLRRDPSFAGLKHYQAIFADPVFWASLWHTLYFTCMSVIFHMTIGMIFALMLNSDRINPTLRNVLRVLYILPWLFTAVIIAVIWRLLLEPNGVVNSILMQLGIIGSKVEWFSSPETALHAVTFANIWAGYPLFMVSLLAGLQGIPKDFYEAADIDGAKAYQKLIFITIPQLMPIIISISLLDFIWTMQVFPLIWITTGGGPIYSTEVLSTYTYKLAFSSYNLSQAAASAVIILLISLGLTLFYIRYQKAR
- a CDS encoding carbohydrate ABC transporter permease, with translation MRKRHTPKDRLITVALHVALAAGLFFAAFPIYWMLSSSFKSNTEIFALPPTILPKAFTLEAYAAILGDPVKLRFFFNSYFVAGAVTVLTVLIALLAAYGFSRFNFRGKGSLNTLIISTQTIPPITLLIPFFGLVVSYGIFDTYIALIVTYLVFTLPYAILLMTGYLNTLPRDLDEAVAVDGGSSWTALWRVIVPISLPGIVATSVYTFLLCWNEFLFALTLTKSTSMRTVPIGIQLLMGQHAFEWNQMMAMSVLGSLPLLLIYLLAQRYFLAGMTAGSVK